Within the Paenibacillus pabuli genome, the region TGTTCAAACGGACGACATCCAACCTGTTTGATTAAGCGCTGATTTGCGCGTTCTGCATACATTCCTTGAACGTATTTTGTAGTTAAATAGGGGTTTTCTTCTAGTTTTGTCGGGGGGCAGGAAAAGCCTTCGGAAACGTAGAAATCCTTGTTCAAGACTGGGAGGAGAGTGAGCAAACGTGAACTTGCATGTGGAAATGGAGCATCACCGCGGGATTCTGATTGTGCGATTATCCGGGGAGCTGGATCACCATACAGCCGATATGGTACGAATGCAAATGGATGAGGCCATCCAGCGCAGGCAGTGCGAACATCTGGTGCTTAGCCTGAAAGATCTTCAATTCATGGATAGTTCAGGTCTCGGTGTCATTTTGGGCAGATACAAACTCATTAAAAATAAAGGCGGCAAGATGGTTGTATGTGATGTTAATCCGCCGGTCTATCGTTTGCTGGAAATGTCGGGTTTGTTCAAGATCATGCCGATTTACGAAAATGAGGGAACAGCTCTCTCGGGTCTGGAGGTCGTCTCATGAATGAAGGAACGGGAACAAATTTCATGAATCTGCAATTTGCGGCCAAGTCGGAGAACGAATCGTTCGCACGGGTGACTGTCGCGGCGTTTATCTCCCAGCTTGATCCCACGATGGACGAGCTCAGCGATCTGAAGACCGTTGTCTCGGAAGCGGTGACGAATAGTATCATCCACGGGTATAACAACAATCCCGAGGGTGTCGTGTCCATTCAGGCGCAAATTCGCGAAGACATGATTACGATCATTGTGGAAGATCGCGGAGAAGGAATCGAAGATCTGGAACTGGCCAAACAGCCGCTATATACGTCCAAACCCGAACTTGAGCGATCGGGCATGGGCTTCACCATTATGGAAAACTTCATGGATGAATTCGAAGTCAGCAGCGAGCCCGGCAGAGGCACCTCCATCAAGATGAAGAAGAGGATTGAATCCAAGAAAGCAATGTATAATTAGGGGTTGGTCTAATGGATGCTGAAGTGAAACAGTCTTCACAGACCTATTTGGACGATGCCGAGGTCAAACGGCTGATTGCGCTCAGTCAGTCGGGTGACCATGTCGCGCGGGATACGCTAGTGAACTGCAACATCAGACTTGTCTGGTCTGTCGTTCAGCGCTTTATGAACAGGGGATATGAACCGGAGGATCTGTTCCAGATTGGTTGTATCGGCCTGCTCAAATCGGTGGACAAATTCGACCTGAGTTACGATGTGAAGTTCTCTACTTATGCGGTACCGATGATCATCGGTGAGATTCAACGTTTCCTGCGGGATGACGGAACCCTCAAGGTTAGTCGTTCTTTGAAGGAGATGGCGAATAAAGTCCGCAAAAAAAGGGACGAGCTGTCCAAACACCTTGACCGTCTGCCAACGATCAAGGAAGTGGCTGAACAGCTGGGGGTGACCCCAGAGGAGGTTGTCTTTGCCCAGGAAGCGAACAAACCGCCGACGTCTATCCATGAGACCGTGTTTGAGAACGACGGGGATCCGATTACATTGATGGATCAGATCGCCGACGAGTCCCAGGAACGCTGGTTTGACAAGCTGGCTTTGAATGAAGCGATCGGCGGCCTTAGTGAGCGGGAACGACTGATCGTATATCTTCGGTATTACCGGGATCAGACGCAGTCGGAGGTCGCTACAAGGCTGGGAATTTCTCAAGTTCAAGTTTCCCGGCTGGAGAAAAAAATACTTCAATCCATTCGCGATCAAATCGCGCAGTAGATTCTGGATTACAGAATCCAACATGGGTGTAGAATCGCCAATATACGACAACTAACAACCTTTTATCGCGCTAACTAAGCGATGGAGGTTGTTTGTCGTTCATCCGTCTACAGGATCCTGAACGATTGAATTGCATGATAAGAATCATCCCGATAATACATGCAGTGCCCATCCATTGATAGAAACCAAAGGGTTCATGGAGCCATACGACGGTTGTTCCAACGGCAGCCAGAGGCTCAGCGCTTCCGAGCAGGCTGGTCTCATTTGGTGTAAGACTTTTTAAACTCGCAATGTAGAACCAAAAAGCAATCATTGTGCCAAAGATGATCGTAAATATCAAATACCCGTACGTTTCCGTCGAGATACTGGCAAAGTCCGCTTTCCATGGCGGATGGATCAAACTAAGTCCCAAACCACCAATGATCATGGCCCAGCCAACGACAACAAGTGAATCGAATTTTTTAACCAGCTGTACTGCATAAAGCGTATAAAATGCAGCGGATACCCCGGATAATAACCCCCATATCACCGCATGCCAGGAGACGGATAACTGTGTAACCGAACCATTCGTCAGCAGTAGAAAACAGCCCACGAGAGCGAGGATGCCGCATGCAAGGTCCTTGCGTGTTAGTAAAGACTGCTTCCGCAGCGCGATGTAGATCATGATCATGATGGGGGAAAGGTACTGAAGGAGAGTGGCAACCGCGGAGTTGCCGTGTTTAATGGATGCCATATACGTATACTGTACGGCTAGCATACCTACTAATCCAAATATGATCAGTTGTACTGCTGTCTTCTTACTTCTCCATACATCGATAATCTGAGACCTACCCTGTGTACAGGATTGAATAACCAGAAGTAGAAAGCCTGCGCTCAGCAATCGAACGGTTACATACCAATTGACTTCAATTCCATTCAATTGAAACAGTTTTTGGGATACGGTTCCTCCGATCCCCCAGCAGATGGCTCCTGTTAGAACGAGCAGGATACCTGATAGCTTGGAACTTGCAGAAGTTGTCACTCTTGATCGCCTCACCTTAAATATAAGAATAGTGCTATATTAAGGAGAAATACGATATATTAATATCAATATCACACACAAAAATATAAATATATTGAGATGAGGCCTTTGCAAAAGACTGGATTTACCATTGATCAGAATCTGAAGGAAATGACGGAGCACCGGACCGATACCTTATCTGTGGCCTGTTATGAAACAACCATTAAGCAGAATGTACATGGACACATCCCCCTACACTGGCATGATGAATTGCAGTTTGTTGCGGTTCTCCAGGGTACAGCGTTGTTCCATATCAACGACCAGAAAATTAGTGTACCCAAAGGCGATGGGATTTTTATTAACAGTGGAGTCATGCATATGGCGCAAGATAACGGAGGGAATGATAACTGCATATATCTCTGTCTGAATCTGACTCCGCAGCTTGTAGCGCCATCAGATCTGTACCTAAAGTACGTGCACCCTTATATGACGGCTACCAATTTGCCTTTTCTCTATATAGATGGAGTCCTTACCTGGGGGGCGCAGATTTTGGATGCCATCAGGCTAATTAGAAAGGAGCTTGTGAGTCAAGCTCCCTATTATGAATTGAATGTTGCTTCAACGCTGCTAAGCTTGTGGACGCTTCTCATTAAGAACGGATATGTGTTGGAGCATGATGTATCCGAGATGAACAAAAGCAGAAGAATGAAGGATATGCTGCAGTGGATTCATCTGAACTACGCCGATCCTGTCAGGTTAGAGGATATTGCGAGGACGGGGCAGTTAAGTCGATCGGAGACATGTCGCTATTTTAAGCAAATACTGCGAACCACACCCATGCAATATGTCATGGATTACCGCATCCAAAAAAGCATCGAACTTCTGCGGCTCTCCGACCGCAGCATTACCGAGATCGCGTATGAGGTCGGTTTCAACAGCACGAGCTATTACATTAACCAGTTTCGGAAAAACGTGAAGAAGACGCCTTTACGATTCAGAAGAGAGGTCGCGGAGAAGAAATAAGAGGAACGAATCGATTAACAGTATTTGTGCCAGGTTATCAAGTTAAGTCGCCACATGGCGGCTTTTTTTGTTCTGAATAGGCTACCTGTTAAGTGTTGATCAACATAACCGGTTTCCCTCTCGACTACCCCCTCCCCATATTTTTTCGGTCTTTTGGAAAGCGGGGACACGTGCAGCGGAGGGATGGAATCGGTTAAAGGAGCGAAGCGTTCGCGTTTGTTTCCGAACTTCTACAACAGAGATTCAATAAGGGAAATTTGGAGACAACAGCGATCGAAGGTAGGTCTCCCGCCGAAGAGCCCGCGTGTAATTTTCTCAATAACATTCGAAGAACAGCGGCCAGTGACCGATCCATCCCGGAGCGTCCGCAGGTTCCCCGAACCTTTTTCCAACACGAATGTAATAAATTTGCACATTCTTCAAATACTAACCTAAATTACGCAGTAAAGGAGTGTTTCGGATGTCTCTGACACCCACTCCAACGGTCTACATTCGTCTGCGCAGCCGTATCCGCATCCAGAGGGGCAGAGGCGTCAAACTTGGCGATATCGCTCACGTGTTAACCTCTCCGGAAGACGGGGAACGAAGGCTGCTTGAGCTTGAACTGCTGCGCCCCGGACCGGAGGACGGCAATCTGATCCTGATTGACATCTTGCAGATCATCCCTCAAATACGGCGCATGTTCCCGGAGGTTACTGTCGAACTGATTGGTTCGGGGCATACGCTGGTGGAGGTCATTGCGGGAAGTGGAAAACCTTCCAAATCCCTGTTCATCCTGGTCTGGCTGCTGTTGTTTTTTGGATCGGCACTGACCATCATGAATTTCCATGCAGATGTGAACATGCAGGAAGTTCAGATTCGAATCGTTGAGATGATTACGGGACGCAGGGACGAGCATCCTTATTTGTTTCAGGTGGCATACTCCATCGGAATCGGGTTTGGTATGGCCGTATTCTTTAATCATTTATTCAAGAAAAAGTGGAATGAAGAACCTACTCCACTTGAAGTGGAAATGTTTTTATATCAGCAAAATGTAGACAAGTTTGTCGTCATTGAAGAAACCGAACGAATGCATGAGCAGGAACGCGGGGAGATGAATGCCGATGAGCGTTCTTAACGGAGCAATCAGCATCGTACTTGGGATTGCAGGAGGCGTTGCCGTAGGAAGTGGCGTGATTGCCCTCATACTCGTGCTCGATATGATCCCCAGATTGGCACAGCTAACCCGATCTTATGACAAGACGCATTGGTATGAAGGAGCATTAATTGGAGGGTCGCTCGTCGGAACCATCGCTGATTTCTGGCATTGGAAGGTACATGGAATACTAATCCTGAGCCCGATCATCGGATTGTTTTGCGGTGTGTTTATTGGCCTGCTTGCCGCGGCACTGACCGAGGTGCTGAATGTGCTGCCTGTACTTGCCAAACGTCTGGGCATGAAATCGTATTTGTTTGGACTGCTGCTGGCCATGATTTTGGGCAAAATGACAGGTTCCTTGTTTGACTTTTTTGTTTACCAACGTTAGGTCAAGGAGCCGAAGGAGGAAGGAAAATGGATGTAAGGTCTGACAATGCCGGACATGGTCCAGGTGAGGAAGTACCCGAAGAGCTAATGAACAAAACGCCTTATGACATTCAAAAGGAAGAGGAGCGCAGGGCGTACGAAAAAAAGAAACAGGATGAAATGTCCGATAGTGTTGAAGAATCGGTGCAATACTGGCAGGACAGTGATGATATTTCCTCCCGCATGAGTGAGAACAAGTATACATTGAAGCAGGTTTTGGGCCTTGGGGAGTCCTTTGACGTCAATATGAGGGAGATGGTCATGGGAGGCAAAAATGTTGGATTGCTGATGCTGACGGGATTTGCAAAAGACGGCATTTTGCTGGAAGTGTTAAAAAGGCTGACCTACCTTACCCCGGATCAAGTATCAGGACATGCGCTCAAGGCTTATTTTGATTGTTACATCCCACATATCCAGGTAGAGAGAGTCGATAAAATGAGTGCAGTCATCAACAAGGTTCTCACGGGCATGAGCGCTTTGTTTGTTGAAGGGGACCGCTCCGTATTAGTGATGGATACACGGAGTTATCCGGTACGTTCACCCGAAGAGCCCTCTCTCGAACGAGTTGTTCGGGGGTCACGGGATGGCTTTACCGAAACGCTTCTGACCAATGTGACATTGGTACGACGCCGGATTCGCGACCCTGGATTGAAGTTCGAGATCATGCAGGTGGGCCGGAGAACTCAAACGGATGTTTGCGTGGTGTACATCGATGATATTGTGGATAAAGTACAGGTGGATTCGGTTCGGGAAAAAATCAAGCGAGTGGATATCGACGGCATACCTGCGGCGGATAAACAGCTGGAGGAAGCGATCATCAACAAGGGATGGAATCCCTTTCCTCTGGTACGCTACTCGGAGCGGCCCGATGTTACGGCATCTCATCTGCTTGAAGGCAGGGTCGTCATATTTGTCGATACTTCGCCTAGTGTGATGATTTTGCCTACAACCTTCTTTGACCTGTGTGAGCATGCAGAAGAGAACAGACAGACTGCGTTTATGGGGACTTACCTGCGTTGGGTCCGCTTTGCCGGCATTTTAATCTCGTTGTTTTTGCTGCCGCTATGGATGCTGATGGTTATTGACCCTGCGCTTAAACCGATGGGGCTGGATTTTATAGGTCCCCAGGAGAATGTGAAGCTCCCGATTATTTTGCAGTTCCTTCTGATTGAGCTTGGGGTCGATTTGTTACGTATGGCTGCAGTTCATACGCCTACACCCCTGGCATCAGCGATGGGCTTGATTGCAGCAATATTGGTTGGGGATATCGCTGTGAAAACAGGATATTTTGTCAATGAAGTCGTGCTGTACATGGCTATAGCCGCCATCGGTATGTTTGCCACACCAAGCTATGAGCTTGGGCTTGCCAATCGGCTGGTGAGGCTGTTTCTGCTAATCGCCGTTGCCATTTTCAAGGTGCCAGGGTTTGTGGTCGGTAC harbors:
- a CDS encoding stage V sporulation protein AB, coding for MPMSVLNGAISIVLGIAGGVAVGSGVIALILVLDMIPRLAQLTRSYDKTHWYEGALIGGSLVGTIADFWHWKVHGILILSPIIGLFCGVFIGLLAAALTEVLNVLPVLAKRLGMKSYLFGLLLAMILGKMTGSLFDFFVYQR
- the sigF gene encoding RNA polymerase sporulation sigma factor SigF → MDAEVKQSSQTYLDDAEVKRLIALSQSGDHVARDTLVNCNIRLVWSVVQRFMNRGYEPEDLFQIGCIGLLKSVDKFDLSYDVKFSTYAVPMIIGEIQRFLRDDGTLKVSRSLKEMANKVRKKRDELSKHLDRLPTIKEVAEQLGVTPEEVVFAQEANKPPTSIHETVFENDGDPITLMDQIADESQERWFDKLALNEAIGGLSERERLIVYLRYYRDQTQSEVATRLGISQVQVSRLEKKILQSIRDQIAQ
- a CDS encoding stage V sporulation protein AA; the encoded protein is MSLTPTPTVYIRLRSRIRIQRGRGVKLGDIAHVLTSPEDGERRLLELELLRPGPEDGNLILIDILQIIPQIRRMFPEVTVELIGSGHTLVEVIAGSGKPSKSLFILVWLLLFFGSALTIMNFHADVNMQEVQIRIVEMITGRRDEHPYLFQVAYSIGIGFGMAVFFNHLFKKKWNEEPTPLEVEMFLYQQNVDKFVVIEETERMHEQERGEMNADERS
- a CDS encoding EamA family transporter, with the translated sequence MTTSASSKLSGILLVLTGAICWGIGGTVSQKLFQLNGIEVNWYVTVRLLSAGFLLLVIQSCTQGRSQIIDVWRSKKTAVQLIIFGLVGMLAVQYTYMASIKHGNSAVATLLQYLSPIMIMIYIALRKQSLLTRKDLACGILALVGCFLLLTNGSVTQLSVSWHAVIWGLLSGVSAAFYTLYAVQLVKKFDSLVVVGWAMIIGGLGLSLIHPPWKADFASISTETYGYLIFTIIFGTMIAFWFYIASLKSLTPNETSLLGSAEPLAAVGTTVVWLHEPFGFYQWMGTACIIGMILIMQFNRSGSCRRMNDKQPPSLS
- the spoIIAA gene encoding anti-sigma F factor antagonist, with the translated sequence MNLHVEMEHHRGILIVRLSGELDHHTADMVRMQMDEAIQRRQCEHLVLSLKDLQFMDSSGLGVILGRYKLIKNKGGKMVVCDVNPPVYRLLEMSGLFKIMPIYENEGTALSGLEVVS
- a CDS encoding spore germination protein, with the translated sequence MDVRSDNAGHGPGEEVPEELMNKTPYDIQKEEERRAYEKKKQDEMSDSVEESVQYWQDSDDISSRMSENKYTLKQVLGLGESFDVNMREMVMGGKNVGLLMLTGFAKDGILLEVLKRLTYLTPDQVSGHALKAYFDCYIPHIQVERVDKMSAVINKVLTGMSALFVEGDRSVLVMDTRSYPVRSPEEPSLERVVRGSRDGFTETLLTNVTLVRRRIRDPGLKFEIMQVGRRTQTDVCVVYIDDIVDKVQVDSVREKIKRVDIDGIPAADKQLEEAIINKGWNPFPLVRYSERPDVTASHLLEGRVVIFVDTSPSVMILPTTFFDLCEHAEENRQTAFMGTYLRWVRFAGILISLFLLPLWMLMVIDPALKPMGLDFIGPQENVKLPIILQFLLIELGVDLLRMAAVHTPTPLASAMGLIAAILVGDIAVKTGYFVNEVVLYMAIAAIGMFATPSYELGLANRLVRLFLLIAVAIFKVPGFVVGTTLLIIALTIHRSYNSSYLWPFIPFNAKALGNFLFRMPLLESKKRPSFNKTRDNTKMSDDPDGEKRKSKKHK
- a CDS encoding AraC family transcriptional regulator is translated as MTEHRTDTLSVACYETTIKQNVHGHIPLHWHDELQFVAVLQGTALFHINDQKISVPKGDGIFINSGVMHMAQDNGGNDNCIYLCLNLTPQLVAPSDLYLKYVHPYMTATNLPFLYIDGVLTWGAQILDAIRLIRKELVSQAPYYELNVASTLLSLWTLLIKNGYVLEHDVSEMNKSRRMKDMLQWIHLNYADPVRLEDIARTGQLSRSETCRYFKQILRTTPMQYVMDYRIQKSIELLRLSDRSITEIAYEVGFNSTSYYINQFRKNVKKTPLRFRREVAEKK
- the spoIIAB gene encoding anti-sigma F factor, with amino-acid sequence MNEGTGTNFMNLQFAAKSENESFARVTVAAFISQLDPTMDELSDLKTVVSEAVTNSIIHGYNNNPEGVVSIQAQIREDMITIIVEDRGEGIEDLELAKQPLYTSKPELERSGMGFTIMENFMDEFEVSSEPGRGTSIKMKKRIESKKAMYN